In Methylobacterium aquaticum, the following are encoded in one genomic region:
- a CDS encoding DUF1045 domain-containing protein, translated as MTGTPRYALYFTPKPGSALARFGNAVLGYDNHTGAEISRPEGLADLAGVTESPSVYGFHATLKAPMRLRAGVTEADLLDAAASLAKDHPPVSVGLLRVATLGAFTALVPVAAPPELGLFAAECVAAFEPFRAPLTEAETARRRPERLSPRGRALLARWGYPHVFEEFRFHMTLTDALPEEARAPWRERLAAAYGETEPLTLDALSVLRQDGTAPFRVVQRIAFGG; from the coding sequence GTGACCGGCACCCCCCGCTACGCCCTCTACTTCACGCCGAAGCCCGGCTCGGCCCTCGCCCGCTTCGGCAACGCCGTCCTCGGTTATGACAACCACACCGGCGCGGAGATCTCCCGGCCGGAGGGCCTCGCCGACCTCGCAGGCGTGACGGAATCCCCCAGCGTCTACGGCTTCCACGCCACCCTGAAGGCGCCGATGCGCTTGAGAGCCGGCGTCACCGAGGCCGATCTTCTGGACGCCGCCGCTTCCCTGGCGAAGGATCATCCGCCGGTCTCGGTCGGTCTCTTGCGGGTCGCGACCCTCGGCGCCTTCACGGCCCTGGTCCCGGTAGCCGCCCCCCCGGAACTCGGCCTGTTCGCCGCCGAATGCGTCGCTGCCTTCGAGCCGTTCCGCGCACCCCTGACCGAGGCCGAGACCGCGCGCCGCCGGCCCGAGCGCCTGAGCCCCCGCGGCCGGGCGCTGCTGGCGCGATGGGGCTACCCGCACGTCTTCGAGGAGTTCCGCTTCCACATGACGCTCACCGACGCCCTGCCGGAGGAGGCCCGCGCCCCCTGGCGCGAGCGCCTGGCAGCGGCCTATGGCGAGACTGAACCCCTTACCCTCGACGCCCTGTCGGTGCTGCGACAGGACGGCACCGCGCCGTTCCGGGTCGTGCAGCGTATCGCCTTCGGAGGATGA
- the phnC gene encoding phosphonate ABC transporter ATP-binding protein, translated as MLVVENLTRQYGARRAVDGVSLSIERGSFVGVIGRSGAGKSTLLRMLNRLADPTAGRILYDGTDVTALRGGALRAWRARCAMIFQQFNLVGRLDVMTNVLMGRLNQVPPHRSLLKWWSEEDRALALAALENFDMGAFAANRADQLSGGQQQRVAIARALVQEPEIILADEPVASLDPRNTRLVMDALADANRRYGITVLCNLHSLDLARAYCDRLIGLSAGRVVFDGRGFDLTEDVARTLYGLEAGEVMDRGEPEAPPVPVRAPVRHAEALSA; from the coding sequence ATGCTGGTTGTCGAAAATCTCACGCGTCAATACGGGGCCCGCCGAGCGGTGGACGGGGTCAGCCTGTCGATCGAGCGCGGCAGCTTCGTCGGCGTGATCGGGCGCTCGGGCGCCGGCAAGTCGACCCTGCTGCGCATGCTCAACCGCCTCGCCGACCCGACGGCCGGGCGCATCCTCTACGACGGCACCGACGTGACGGCCTTGCGCGGCGGCGCCCTTCGCGCCTGGCGCGCCCGCTGCGCGATGATCTTCCAGCAATTCAACCTCGTCGGCCGCCTCGACGTGATGACGAACGTGCTGATGGGCCGGCTCAACCAGGTCCCGCCCCACCGCTCGCTCCTGAAATGGTGGAGCGAGGAGGACCGGGCGCTGGCGCTGGCCGCCCTTGAGAATTTCGACATGGGGGCGTTCGCCGCCAACCGGGCCGACCAGCTCTCGGGCGGCCAGCAGCAGCGCGTCGCCATCGCCCGCGCCCTGGTGCAGGAGCCGGAGATCATCCTGGCCGACGAGCCGGTCGCCTCCCTCGACCCGCGCAACACCCGCCTAGTGATGGATGCGCTGGCCGACGCCAACAGGCGCTACGGCATCACCGTCTTGTGCAACCTGCACTCCCTCGACCTCGCCCGCGCCTATTGCGACCGGCTGATCGGCCTCTCCGCCGGCCGGGTGGTGTTCGACGGACGCGGCTTCGACCTCACCGAGGATGTCGCCCGCACCCTCTACGGGCTCGAGGCCGGCGAGGTGATGGACCGCGGCGAGCCCGAGGCGCCGCCGGTGCCGGTGCGCGCGCCCGTCCGCCACGCGGAGGCGCTGAGCGCCTGA
- the phnE gene encoding phosphonate ABC transporter, permease protein PhnE — protein MTVRIETLPPERERTLLAAYSGAVASTRRRNLAVVVVIVALYLLAGWMAEVRPLTFVDNIQNFTAYLGQILPVLTLDNLPADVAAWYWGLPKWLSLLGETILMAYLGTLFGGIAAFGLCFLASANLVRSPAIRFCARRFLEVCRTVPEVVFALIFVIAFGLGPMVGVLALAIHTTGALGKLFSEVVENIDMKPVEGLTGTGAGLLETVRFAVVPQVLSSFASYALLRFEINVRGAGVMGFVGAGGIGQEFLVAIRNFYYSDVSAILVLIILTVVAIDLATEALRHRLLGREAHP, from the coding sequence GTGACCGTCCGCATCGAGACCTTGCCGCCCGAGCGCGAGAGGACGCTGCTCGCCGCCTATTCCGGCGCCGTCGCCTCGACGCGCCGGCGCAACCTGGCGGTCGTCGTCGTCATCGTGGCGCTCTACCTCCTCGCCGGCTGGATGGCCGAGGTGCGGCCGCTCACCTTCGTCGACAACATCCAGAACTTCACCGCCTATCTCGGCCAGATCCTGCCGGTCCTGACCCTCGACAACCTGCCGGCGGATGTCGCGGCCTGGTACTGGGGCCTGCCGAAATGGCTGTCGCTGCTGGGCGAGACCATCCTGATGGCCTATCTCGGCACGCTGTTCGGCGGCATCGCGGCGTTCGGCCTGTGCTTCCTCGCCTCGGCCAACCTGGTGCGTTCCCCGGCCATCCGCTTCTGCGCCCGGCGCTTCCTGGAAGTCTGCCGCACGGTGCCGGAGGTGGTGTTCGCGCTGATCTTCGTCATCGCCTTCGGGCTCGGGCCGATGGTCGGCGTGCTGGCGCTCGCCATCCACACCACGGGAGCGCTCGGCAAGCTCTTCTCCGAGGTGGTCGAGAACATCGACATGAAGCCGGTCGAGGGGCTGACCGGCACCGGCGCGGGCCTCCTCGAGACCGTGCGCTTCGCGGTGGTGCCGCAGGTGCTCTCGAGCTTCGCCTCCTACGCGCTGCTCCGTTTCGAGATCAACGTGCGGGGGGCCGGCGTGATGGGCTTCGTCGGGGCCGGCGGCATCGGCCAGGAATTCCTAGTGGCGATTCGCAACTTCTACTACTCGGATGTGAGCGCGATCCTCGTCCTCATCATCCTCACCGTGGTGGCGATCGATCTGGCCACCGAGGCCTTGCGCCACCGCCTCCTCGGCCGGGAGGCCCACCCGTGA
- the phnE gene encoding phosphonate ABC transporter, permease protein PhnE yields MSRRPPSALRRAALADLDGLRARHPAVFRPSWSRRAAVIGSLAAILGLAAVAMVRLDFSLLRIVHGLHRLGEFAGMMLPPSAEGRFGLFLTALGETLAIAFLGTLTAACLAFPVAFLAARNVVRNPFLRFGVRRGFDVIRSVDVLIWALIWINVVGLGPFAGALAIACSDFGALGKLFSEAVETADRKAQEGVTASGGSRLHRVRFGLVPAVLPVLASQVLYFFESNTRSATIIGIVGAGGIGQYLTELIRVLEMQQVAFLVLMILVTVALIDLVSGRLRRAIIGGAAH; encoded by the coding sequence GTGAGCCGCCGACCACCTTCCGCCCTGCGCCGGGCCGCGCTCGCCGACCTCGACGGGTTGCGCGCCCGCCACCCGGCGGTCTTCCGGCCTTCGTGGTCCCGCCGCGCCGCCGTGATCGGCAGCCTTGCCGCAATCCTCGGCCTCGCGGCCGTCGCGATGGTCCGGCTCGATTTCTCGCTGCTGCGCATCGTCCACGGCCTGCACCGTCTCGGCGAGTTCGCCGGCATGATGCTGCCGCCCTCCGCGGAGGGTCGCTTCGGCCTGTTCCTGACCGCGTTGGGCGAGACCCTGGCGATCGCCTTCCTCGGCACGCTGACGGCGGCCTGCCTCGCCTTCCCGGTGGCGTTCCTCGCCGCCCGCAACGTGGTGAGAAACCCCTTCCTGCGCTTCGGGGTGCGCCGCGGCTTCGACGTGATCCGCTCCGTCGACGTGCTGATCTGGGCGCTGATCTGGATCAACGTCGTCGGCCTCGGGCCGTTCGCCGGTGCTCTCGCCATCGCCTGCTCGGATTTCGGCGCGCTCGGAAAACTCTTCTCCGAGGCGGTCGAGACCGCCGACCGCAAGGCGCAGGAGGGCGTGACCGCGTCCGGCGGCTCCCGGCTGCACCGGGTGCGGTTCGGCCTGGTGCCGGCGGTGCTGCCGGTGCTCGCAAGCCAGGTGCTGTACTTCTTCGAGTCGAACACCCGCTCGGCCACCATCATCGGCATCGTCGGGGCCGGCGGCATCGGCCAGTACCTCACCGAGCTGATCCGGGTGCTGGAGATGCAGCAGGTCGCCTTCCTGGTGCTGATGATCCTCGTCACCGTGGCGCTGATCGACCTCGTCTCGGGCCGCCTGCGCCGGGCGATCATCGGGGGTGCGGCGCACTGA
- a CDS encoding chloramphenicol acetyltransferase produces MAEQLGLDPAIDPTATVRDCRLGRYTEVGPRTRLTETTLDDYSYIGNDGEVIYTTIGKFCSIAAMVRINPGNHPMERASQSHFTYRAASYWPEESNEPAFFDRRRALPVTIGHDVWIGHGVVVLPGRSIGTGAVVGAGAIVTRDVAPYTIVVGNPARPVRRRFDEAVSARLMRLAWWDWDHDRLRAALPDFRQLPIESFLDKYAG; encoded by the coding sequence ATGGCCGAACAACTCGGGCTGGACCCCGCCATCGACCCGACCGCCACGGTCCGGGATTGCCGCCTCGGCCGCTATACCGAGGTCGGTCCCCGCACCCGGCTCACCGAGACAACCCTCGACGACTATTCCTACATCGGCAACGATGGCGAGGTGATCTATACGACGATCGGCAAGTTCTGCTCGATCGCCGCGATGGTGCGGATCAATCCGGGCAACCACCCGATGGAGCGGGCCTCGCAGAGCCACTTCACCTACCGCGCCGCGTCCTATTGGCCGGAGGAGTCGAACGAGCCGGCCTTCTTCGACCGGCGCCGGGCCTTGCCCGTCACCATCGGGCACGACGTCTGGATCGGCCACGGTGTCGTCGTGCTGCCCGGGCGCAGCATCGGCACCGGGGCGGTGGTCGGCGCGGGCGCCATCGTCACCCGGGACGTCGCGCCCTACACCATCGTGGTCGGCAACCCGGCTCGGCCCGTGCGCCGCCGCTTCGACGAGGCGGTCTCCGCGCGCCTGATGCGCCTGGCCTGGTGGGATTGGGACCATGACAGGTTGCGCGCCGCACTTCCCGACTTCCGTCAGCTTCCGATCGAGTCCTTCCTTGATAAGTACGCCGGCTAA
- the phnD gene encoding phosphonate ABC transporter substrate-binding protein, which produces MLNRRTLVGAAALMLAAGPAFAQDWKAKYPELTLGVIPAENASGTVDRWTPLTAYLTKELGVPVKLRVANDYAAVIEGQRAGNIQIAFYGPASFARAVMTGVKLEPLVNQKHETGASGYYSVIYVRSDSPYKSIEDLKGKNLAFVDPNSTSGNQAPRFFLHKAGHDVDKFFGKTFYAGSHENAVLALAQGTADAAANLWNSETDTTVTRMAAKGMKNPDGSPLKQSDFRVVFKSEFLPEGPFAVLASLPDDLKQTIRQAFVDFPTKDKAAFDKLSDGKDLGLTPVTLKDYQPIIDMLRHNDDQRKRS; this is translated from the coding sequence ATGTTGAACCGTCGCACCCTCGTGGGCGCCGCCGCCCTGATGCTCGCCGCCGGCCCCGCTTTCGCGCAGGACTGGAAGGCGAAGTACCCCGAGCTGACGCTGGGCGTGATCCCGGCCGAGAACGCCTCGGGCACCGTCGACCGCTGGACCCCGCTCACCGCCTATCTCACCAAGGAACTCGGCGTTCCGGTGAAGCTGCGGGTCGCCAACGACTACGCCGCGGTGATCGAGGGCCAGCGCGCCGGCAACATCCAGATCGCCTTCTACGGCCCGGCCTCCTTCGCCCGCGCGGTGATGACCGGCGTGAAGCTCGAGCCGCTGGTCAACCAGAAGCACGAGACCGGTGCCTCGGGTTATTACTCGGTAATCTACGTCCGGTCCGACAGCCCGTACAAGTCGATCGAGGATTTGAAGGGCAAGAACCTCGCCTTCGTCGATCCGAATTCCACTTCCGGCAACCAGGCCCCGCGCTTCTTCCTGCACAAGGCCGGACACGACGTCGACAAGTTCTTCGGCAAGACCTTCTATGCCGGCAGCCACGAGAACGCCGTGCTGGCGCTGGCCCAGGGCACGGCCGATGCCGCCGCCAATCTCTGGAACTCCGAGACCGACACGACCGTCACCCGCATGGCCGCCAAGGGCATGAAGAACCCCGACGGCTCGCCGCTGAAGCAGTCGGATTTCCGCGTCGTCTTCAAGTCCGAGTTCCTGCCCGAGGGCCCGTTCGCGGTCCTCGCCAGCCTACCGGACGACCTGAAGCAGACGATCCGCCAGGCTTTCGTCGACTTCCCGACCAAGGACAAGGCCGCCTTCGACAAGCTCTCGGACGGCAAGGATCTCGGTCTCACTCCGGTGACGCTGAAGGACTACCAGCCGATCATCGACATGCTCCGCCACAACGACGACCAGCGCAAGCGGTCGTAA